In one Halalkalicoccus subterraneus genomic region, the following are encoded:
- a CDS encoding universal stress protein, producing the protein MYETILVPVDGSEQADRAVDHSIEIARQFGSTVHALSVLDDRSTGRMSQAINELSHDAPERQEMEQRREEAGSELTDVVVERAREAGLDAEGVVRSGDPAEVITDYAREESMDLIVMGARGRSAVGKFLLGDVAGKVARHATTPVMLVRPDE; encoded by the coding sequence ATGTACGAGACGATTCTCGTTCCGGTCGACGGAAGCGAGCAGGCCGACCGGGCGGTCGACCACTCCATCGAGATCGCCCGGCAGTTCGGAAGCACCGTCCACGCGCTCTCCGTGCTCGACGATCGGAGCACGGGACGCATGTCACAGGCGATCAACGAACTCTCACATGATGCCCCCGAGCGCCAGGAGATGGAGCAGCGCCGCGAGGAGGCGGGCAGCGAACTCACCGACGTGGTCGTCGAGCGCGCCCGGGAGGCGGGATTGGACGCCGAGGGCGTCGTCAGAAGCGGCGACCCGGCCGAGGTGATCACCGATTACGCGCGCGAGGAATCGATGGATCTGATCGTGATGGGCGCACGCGGGCGCAGCGCGGTCGGGAAGTTCCTGCTCGGCGACGTCGCGGGCAAGGTCGCGCGCCACGCCACGACGCCGGTGATGCTCGTCAGGCCCGACGAGTAG
- a CDS encoding dihydrodipicolinate synthase family protein, translating to MPTLDSSFTGVLCPIVTPLADGEVDEEALTSLTEFILDGGVDGLFPCGTTGEFASLAPEQRSQVISTVVEASGDAPVIAGAAGTSVPETLARIEEAEAAGADAAAIVGPYFHTANDREGTQRFFEAVADESALPLFLYNIPMYVGDAIDAETVGALAEHDSIRGMKDTSGDLSYFLSVDRQTHEEFVLMQGFDTLLVPALRMGSNGGVHALGNVIPEVFAELLDTADDERGAELQSEAIAPLFELCVEYGFAPATKTALVHRDVIPSEEVKPPLVELDEDAKAEIGEAVDRALEI from the coding sequence ATGCCAACGCTCGACAGTTCGTTCACCGGCGTCCTGTGCCCGATCGTCACTCCACTTGCCGACGGCGAGGTCGACGAGGAGGCGCTCACCTCGCTCACGGAGTTCATTCTCGACGGCGGCGTCGACGGGCTGTTTCCCTGTGGCACCACCGGCGAGTTCGCGAGTCTCGCGCCCGAACAGCGCAGTCAGGTGATCAGCACCGTCGTCGAGGCCTCGGGCGACGCACCCGTGATCGCCGGCGCGGCCGGCACGAGCGTGCCCGAGACGCTCGCGCGCATCGAGGAAGCCGAGGCCGCGGGCGCGGACGCAGCCGCGATCGTCGGGCCGTACTTCCACACCGCGAACGACCGCGAGGGCACCCAACGGTTCTTCGAGGCGGTCGCCGACGAGAGCGCCCTGCCGCTGTTCCTCTATAATATCCCGATGTACGTCGGCGACGCCATCGACGCCGAAACGGTGGGTGCGCTCGCAGAACACGACTCGATCCGGGGCATGAAGGACACCAGCGGCGATCTGTCCTATTTCCTCTCGGTGGACCGCCAGACCCACGAGGAGTTCGTGTTGATGCAGGGGTTCGACACCCTGCTGGTGCCCGCGCTGCGGATGGGGTCGAACGGCGGCGTCCACGCGCTCGGCAACGTGATCCCCGAGGTCTTCGCCGAACTGCTCGACACCGCAGACGACGAGCGGGGAGCCGAACTCCAGTCCGAGGCGATCGCGCCGCTGTTCGAGCTCTGCGTGGAGTACGGCTTCGCCCCGGCGACGAAGACGGCGCTGGTCCACCGCGATGTGATCCCCTCCGAGGAAGTGAAACCGCCGCTGGTTGAACTCGACGAGGACGCGAAAGCGGAGATCGGCGAGGCGGTCGACCGCGCGCTCGAGATCTGA